The Staphylococcus simiae genome includes the window AGGATATGTGCGCGGTGGGTGTTCACCAATTGGAATGAAACATTTATTCCCAACTGTATTGGATAAATCGATTGAAAACATAGATAAAGTAAATGTTAGTGGTGGACAAAGAGGTATGCAAATCATTATAGGTGTTAATGATTTAATTCAAATTACTAATGCGACAGTAGCAAATGTTATTCATGAATAGTAGATATTTTGTATGTTATTAGATTTAATTGGAAAGTGTAGGATGAAAATCTTACACTTTTTTATTTTGGTTATAAGACAGAAAAATATTGGTATAGTTCGATCAAAATGACACTGAATATGATTATAGTTTGCAAATGTACATCATTATAGACTGCAATTGATTAATAGCTGCATATAAAAATAGAAAATATCTATTGATTTATAATTGAAATTTAATTTTAAAAGTGCAATTGTTATTTGATCATTGTAAAATTACTGTCACATTTTGATTGTTTTTGATAGTTTTTGGTAACTTTTGATTGATTTGTGAAAGCGTAAACACTATAATACAGAGTGAGATGAGGTGATGATGATAATAACTGAAAAAAGACACGACTTAATCCTAGAACAATTAGGTCAAAAAGACTTTTTAACGCTACAAGAACTCATTGATAGAACAGGATGTAGTGCTTCTACAATCAGAAGAGATTTATCTAAACTTCAAGAACAAGGTAAATTGCAACGAGTTCATGGTGGAGCAATGCTAACATCAAATAGAATGGTTGAAGCAAATTTGACAGATAAAATGGCTACTAATTTAGAAGAAAAAGAAAGCATAGCTAAAATTGCAGCTCAACAAGTTAAAGACAATGATTGTATTTTTATTGATGCCGGTTCTACAACCTTAGAGATGATTAAACATATCAAAGCAAAAAATGTCATTGCAGTTACTAATGGCTTAACCCATGTACAGGTTTTATTACAACAAGGTATTAAAACATTAATGTTAGGCGGTCAAATTAAAGACAACACTTTAGCAACAGTTGGTTCTAGTGCAGTAGAAACGTTACGACGATATCGTTTTGATAAAGCATTTTTAGGAATGAATG containing:
- a CDS encoding DeoR/GlpR family DNA-binding transcription regulator, whose product is MMIITEKRHDLILEQLGQKDFLTLQELIDRTGCSASTIRRDLSKLQEQGKLQRVHGGAMLTSNRMVEANLTDKMATNLEEKESIAKIAAQQVKDNDCIFIDAGSTTLEMIKHIKAKNVIAVTNGLTHVQVLLQQGIKTLMLGGQIKDNTLATVGSSAVETLRRYRFDKAFLGMNGLDMSFGLTTPDEQEALVKQTAIQLANQSFILIDHSKFNKVFFARVSINDQTVIITSDKALNNKDSAEFLHKYSFIGGSYDLHSNV